A region from the Arachis ipaensis cultivar K30076 chromosome B01, Araip1.1, whole genome shotgun sequence genome encodes:
- the LOC107633530 gene encoding mitochondrial outer membrane protein porin of 36 kDa isoform X1 has protein sequence MSKCPGIYFDIGKKARGVLQKDYAHQSPIHFHYQFMDWNVDLSCQVEEIVPGFRSLFNCTIPDSGKVELQYLNNFSGVTGCIGLVGNSNGGYDPAVNISGLVGTSTVSLGANVAFDIASRTINKFNAGLNFNTAFLIASLTLNDKFDKVKASCYHEVNPLTKTAIAAELRHSFSESETGVTIGAQHAFLPDTLVKARLDSTGKVGALIQQGFLQRFFVTMAGEMDFTSINDKAPKIGVSLALTP, from the exons ATGAGCAAGTGTCCGGGGATATATTTTGATATTGGGAAGAAGGCCAGAG GTGTTCTTCAAAAGGACTATGCTCATCAATCACCAATTCACTTTCACTACCAGTTTATGGACTGGAATGTAGACCTCTCTTGTCAAG TAGAAGAAATTGTACCTGGATTCAGGAGCCTTTTCAACTGTACCATACCTGATTCTGGAAAG GTGGAACTACAATACTTGAACAACTTCAGTGGAGTTACTGGATGTATTGGATTAGTAGGAAACTCAAATGGAGGATATGACCCTGCTGTAAACATCTCAGGCCTTGTAGGAACAAGCACTGTCTCCCTTGGAGCCAATGTCGCTTTCGACATAGCATCAAGAACAATCAACAAATTTAATGCAGGCTTAAACTTCAACACTGCCTTCCTTATTGCTTCCCTAACCTT AAATGACAAATTTGACAAGGTGAAAGCCTCATGTTATCATGAAGTGAATCCTCTGACCAAGACAGCTATTGCAGCAGAGCTGAGGCATAGCTTTTCGGAAAGCGAGACTGGTGTTACCATTGGTGCTCAACATGCTTTCTTACCGGACACATTGGTGAAAGCTCGGCTGGATAGTACTGGCAAGGTTGGCGCGCTCATTCAACAAGGTTTCTTGCAGAGATTTTTTGTAACTATGGCTGGGGAAATGGATTTTACATCCATAAATGATAAGGCTCCTAAAATTGGAGTCTCTCTGGCTCTAACACCTTAA
- the LOC107633521 gene encoding hypersensitive-induced reaction 1 protein — MGNLLCCVVVEESTVAIKERFGKFEEVLEPGLHCIPWVTGDRLAGHLSLRLQQLDVRCETKTKDNVFVNVVASIQYRALADKASDAFYKLSNTKSQIQAYVFDVIRASVPKLNLDDTFEQKNDIARAVEQELEKAMSAYGYEIVQTLIVDIEPDEHVKRAMNEINAAARLRVAATEKAEAEKILQIKRAEGEAESKYLSGLGIARQRQAIVDGLRDSVLGFSVNVPGTTAKDVMDMVLVTQYFDTMREIGAASKSSAVFIPHGPGAVRDVATQIRDGLLQASHHQTHE; from the exons ATGGGGAATCTTCTGTGTTGTGTGGTAGTTGAAGAATCAACGGTAGCTATAAAAGAAAGATTTGGAAAGTTTGAAGAAGTTCTCGAGCCAGGGTTGCATTGCATACCATGGGTGACCGGAGACCGGCTTGCCGGCCATCTCTCTCTCCGCCTGCAGCAGTTGGATGTTCGCTGTGAGACTAAGACAAAG GATAACGTCTTTGTCAATGTTGTTGCTTCTATTCAATATCGAGCCCTGGCAGACAAAGCCAGTGATGCTTTTTACAAACTTAGCAATACCAAGAGCCAAATTCAAGCCTATGTTTTTGATG TGATTAGGGCGAGTGTTCCAAAACTCAACTTAGATGATACTTTTGAGCAGAAAAATGATATTGCCAGAGCTGTGGAACAAGAACTTGAGAag GCTATGTCAGCTTATGGTTATGAAATTGTTCAAACATTGATTGTTGATATAGAGCCAGATGAGCATGTGAAGAGAGCTATGAACGAAATCAATGCTG CTGCAAGATTGAGGGTGGCCGCGACTGAGAAAGCTGAGGCAGAGAAGATCTTGCAAATTAAGCGAGCCGAGGGCGAGGCAGAGTCTAAATACCTCTCCGGGCTGGGTATTGCGCGCCAACGCCAAGCCATTGTGGATGGTTTGAGAGACAGTGTTCTTGGATTCTCAGTTAATGTACCGGGGACAACTGCGAAAGATGTCATGGATATGGTCCTTGTCACCCAATATTTTGATACGATGAGAGAAATTGGTGCTGCCTCCAAGTCCTCTGCTGTGTTCATTCCACACGGACCTGGTGCGGTTCGTGATGTAGCTACACAGATTCGCGATGGACTTCTTCAGGCTTCTCATCATCAGACACATGAGTAG
- the LOC107633530 gene encoding mitochondrial outer membrane protein porin of 36 kDa isoform X2 — translation MDWNVDLSCQVEEIVPGFRSLFNCTIPDSGKVELQYLNNFSGVTGCIGLVGNSNGGYDPAVNISGLVGTSTVSLGANVAFDIASRTINKFNAGLNFNTAFLIASLTLNDKFDKVKASCYHEVNPLTKTAIAAELRHSFSESETGVTIGAQHAFLPDTLVKARLDSTGKVGALIQQGFLQRFFVTMAGEMDFTSINDKAPKIGVSLALTP, via the exons ATGGACTGGAATGTAGACCTCTCTTGTCAAG TAGAAGAAATTGTACCTGGATTCAGGAGCCTTTTCAACTGTACCATACCTGATTCTGGAAAG GTGGAACTACAATACTTGAACAACTTCAGTGGAGTTACTGGATGTATTGGATTAGTAGGAAACTCAAATGGAGGATATGACCCTGCTGTAAACATCTCAGGCCTTGTAGGAACAAGCACTGTCTCCCTTGGAGCCAATGTCGCTTTCGACATAGCATCAAGAACAATCAACAAATTTAATGCAGGCTTAAACTTCAACACTGCCTTCCTTATTGCTTCCCTAACCTT AAATGACAAATTTGACAAGGTGAAAGCCTCATGTTATCATGAAGTGAATCCTCTGACCAAGACAGCTATTGCAGCAGAGCTGAGGCATAGCTTTTCGGAAAGCGAGACTGGTGTTACCATTGGTGCTCAACATGCTTTCTTACCGGACACATTGGTGAAAGCTCGGCTGGATAGTACTGGCAAGGTTGGCGCGCTCATTCAACAAGGTTTCTTGCAGAGATTTTTTGTAACTATGGCTGGGGAAATGGATTTTACATCCATAAATGATAAGGCTCCTAAAATTGGAGTCTCTCTGGCTCTAACACCTTAA
- the LOC107633503 gene encoding protein QUIRKY, whose product MTTPLNLQQQQHQQLQQAARTVRRVVVEVVDARNLLPKDGQGSSSPYVVADFDGQRKRTTTRFKELNPVWNEPMEFIVSDPENMEFEELEVEVYNDRKFGNASGKKNHFLGRVKLYGTQFARRGEEGLVYFTLEKKSVFSWVRGEIGLKIYYYDELLPEDDRPPQVPPPEEGGPPPEQEQERGRPHGVTIVEEGRVFEGPGTMEPPQMHPHCMPFPEPQPHSPRVVVVESPPPVVHVHHDLPPGTEIGGGGAGAGGPPEMMQYPPPVGPAAAEVRRMQAVKGERMRILKKPNGAGDYSPKVIPTKQHGGVESERVHPYDLVEPMQYLYVRIVKARGLAPSEGPYVKVRTSSHYVKSKPASYRPNEPNDSPEWNQVFALSCNKTDANTATLEISVWDSPSENFLGGVCFDLSDVPVRDPPDSPLAPQWYRLDGVAADQIPGRVSGDIQLSVWIGTQSDDAFAEAWISDAPYVAHTRSKVYQSPKLWYLRVTVIEAQDLSIAPNLPPLTAPEVRVKVQLGFQSGRTRRGSMNHHSLSFHWNEDLLFVAGEPLEDSMILLVEDRTSKEPALLGHVVIPLTSIEQRIDERHVPAKWFPLEGGGGGGSYCGRVHLRLCLEGGYHVLDEAAHVCSDFRPTAKQLWKPPIGILELGILGARGLLPMKTKGPGKGSTDAYCVAKYGKKWVRTRTVTDSLDPRWNEQYTWQVYDPCTVLTIGVFDNWRMFADVAEDKPDCRIGKVRIRVSTLESNRIYTNSYPLLVLTRSGLKKMGEIELAVRFACPSLLPDTCAVYGQPLLPRMHYLRPLGVAQQEALRGAATKMVAQWLARSEPPLGHEVVRYMLDADSHAWSMRKSKANWFRIVAVLAWAVGLAKWLDDIRRWRNPITTVLLHVLYLVLVWYPDLVVPTGFLYVVLIGIWYYRFRPKIPAGMDTRLSQSEAVDPDELDEEFDTMPSSKPAEVIRVRYDRLRMLAARVQTVLGDFATQGERVQALVSWRDPRATKLFIGVCLVITIILYTVPPKMVAVALGFYFLRHPMFRDPMPPASLNFFRRLPSLSDRLM is encoded by the coding sequence ATGACGACGCCATTAAACCTTCAGCAGCAGCAGCATCAGCAGCTACAGCAGGCGGCGAGAACCGTGAGGAGGGTAGTGGTGGAGGTTGTTGACGCTCGCAACCTTCTTCCGAAAGATGGACAAGGTAGTTCGAGCCCTTACGTGGTTGCGGACTTCGACGGCCAGAGGAAAAGAACCACCACCCGGTTCAAGGAGCTGAACCCGGTTTGGAACGAGCCCATGGAGTTCATAGTCTCCGACCCGGAGAACATGGAGTTCGAAGAGCTCGAAGTTGAGGTCTACAACGACAGAAAGTTTGGTAACGCTAGTGGGAAGAAGAACCATTTCCTTGGAAGGGTGAAGCTGTACGGAACACAGTTCGCGAGGAGAGGGGAGGAAGGCCTTGTTTACTTCACTTTGGAGAAGAAGAGTGTGTTCAGTTGGGTAAGAGGTGAAATCGGACTCAAGATTTATTACTATGACGAGTTGTTGCCTGAGGATGATAGGCCGCCCCAGGTTCCGCCGCCGGAAGAGGGTGGACCGCCGCCGGAGCAGGAGCAAGAGAGGGGGCGACCCCATGGGGTTACGATTGTGGAGGAAGGGAGGGTTTTTGAAGGTCCAGGAACAATGGAACCGCCGCAGATGCATCCACATTGTATGCCTTTTCCTGAACCACAGCCTCACTCGCCGCGTGTGGTGGTGGTGGAGTCTCCGCCGCCAGTTGTTCACGTTCATCACGATCTGCCACCGGGGACGGAGATTGGCGGTGGTGGTGCTGGTGCTGGTGGTCCGCCGGAGATGATGCAGTATCCTCCTCCCGTAGGCCCGGCAGCGGCGGAGGTAAGGAGGATGCAGGCGGTGAAAGGGGAGAGAATGAGAATTCTAAAGAAACCAAACGGCGCCGGCGATTACTCTCCGAAGGTTATTCCGACGAAGCAACACGGCGGTGTTGAGTCTGAACGTGTTCACCCTTACGATCTGGTGGAACCAATGCAGTACTTGTACGTCAGAATCGTGAAAGCTCGAGGGTTAGCACCAAGCGAGGGTCCGTACGTTAAGGTTCGAACGTCAAGTCACTATGTGAAGTCGAAACCAGCGAGTTACCGTCCCAACGAACCCAACGACTCGCCCGAGTGGAATCAGGTCTTTGCCTTGAGCTGCAACAAAACTGATGCTAACACCGCCACATTGGAGATCTCAGTTTGGGACTCACCGTCGGAGAATTTCCTCGGCGGCGTTTGCTTTGATCTCTCCGATGTGCCAGTTCGTGACCCTCCCGATAGCCCACTTGCTCCGCAGTGGTACCGTCTAGACGGTGTTGCCGCCGATCAGATTCCGGGAAGAGTTTCCGGCGACATTCAGCTTTCTGTTTGGATTGGAACTCAATCCGACGATGCGTTCGCTGAAGCTTGGATCTCAGATGCGCCATACGTGGCTCACACGCGCTCAAAGGTATACCAATCGCCAAAGCTTTGGTACCTGCGCGTGACTGTAATCGAAGCTCAAGACCTAAGCATTGCTCCAAATCTGCCACCATTAACGGCTCCAGAAGTTAGAGTGAAGGTGCAGTTAGGGTTTCAGTCAGGTAGAACAAGGCGAGGGAGCATGAACCACCATAGCCTGTCGTTCCACTGGAACGAGGATCTTCTCTTCGTCGCCGGTGAGCCTCTAGAAGATTCCATGATTCTCCTTGTTGAAGACCGGACGAGCAAGGAACCTGCACTCTTAGGCCACGTCGTGATTCCATTGACATCAATCGAGCAGCGAATCGACGAGCGCCACGTGCCTGCCAAATGGTTCCCCTTAGAAGGAGGTGGAGGTGGTGGATCCTACTGCGGGCGAGTTCACCTCCGTCTCTGCCTAGAAGGTGGTTATCACGTGCTCGACGAGGCCGCTCACGTGTGCAGCGATTTCCGCCCCACTGCGAAGCAGCTCTGGAAACCACCGATCGGAATCTTGGAGCTGGGAATCCTCGGCGCCCGCGGCCTCCTTCCGATGAAAACAAAGGGCCCAGGGAAGGGCTCGACCGATGCTTACTGTGTAGCCAAGTACGGCAAGAAGTGGGTCCGAACCCGCACCGTAACGGACTCGTTGGATCCACGTTGGAATGAACAGTACACGTGGCAGGTCTACGACCCCTGTACCGTTCTAACCATTGGAGTCTTTGACAACTGGCGCATGTTCGCTGACGTGGCGGAGGACAAACCAGACTGCCGCATAGGGAAGGTACGCATACGAGTATCTACGCTGGAGAGCAACAGGATCTACACAAACTCATACCCACTATTAGTCCTCACACGAAGCGGGCTCAAGAAAATGGGTGAAATCGAGTTAGCCGTCCGGTTCGCCTGCCCATCATTGTTGCCCGACACGTGTGCCGTCTATGGGCAGCCTCTTCTCCCCAGAATGCACTACCTCCGCCCCCTTGGCGTGGCGCAGCAGGAGGCCCTCCGAGGTGCGGCAACGAAGATGGTAGCGCAGTGGCTGGCGCGGTCGGAGCCGCCGCTGGGGCACGAGGTAGTACGTTACATGCTTGACGCAGACTCGCACGCATGGAGCATGAGGAAGAGTAAGGCCAATTGGTTCAGAATCGTTGCGGTTTTGGCTTGGGCCGTTGGGCTTGCAAAATGGTTAGATGACATAAGAAGGTGGAGGAACCCAATAACAACGGTTCTGCTTCACGTTTTGTATTTGGTTCTTGTTTGGTACCCTGATTTGGTTGTCCCAACCGGGTTCTTATACGTGGTTCTTATTGGAATTTGGTATTACCGCTTCAGACCAAAGATACCAGCCGGGATGGATACCCGGTTGAGCCAGTCGGAAGCGGTTGACCCTGATGAGCTTGACGAGGAATTTGATACTATGCCGAGTTCGAAGCCCGCAGAGGTGATTCGGGTTCGCTATGATCGGTTGAGGATGCTTGCGGCCCGGGTCCAAACGGTTTTGGGCGATTTTGCTACCCAAGGGGAGAGGGTTCAGGCCCTTGTGAGTTGGAGGGACCCACGGGCTACAAAGCTGTTCATTGGGGTGTGCCTTGTTATTACTATAATACTGTATACGGTGCCGCCCAAGATGGTTGCGGTGGCGTTGGGTTTTTACTTTTTGAGACACCCAATGTTCAGGGATCCCATGCCGCCGGCGAGTTTGAACTTTTTCCGGCGACTTCCCAGCTTGTCTGATCGCTTGATGTAG